The uncultured Desulfatiglans sp. DNA window GTGCTGCGCGCTCAGGTTCTCCGGGCCATGACCAACCGGTAGCGACGGGTGTAATCCTCCACGCGCCGCGCCGAGTCATAGACCCCTTGTTGGGCGACGATGCCCAGCGCGGCCTCCGTCTGCTCCGGAGACATCTCGATCAAGAGCCACCCTCCCCGGGCCAAAAACCCCGGGGCGCCCTCGATGATCTCCGACACGACCTGCATCCCTTTTTCGCCTCCATCGAGGGCCACTCGGGGTTCATAATCGCGGACCCCTGCGGGCAACGTATCGTAAATCTCCGAAGCCACATAGGGCGGGTTGCTGACGATGAAATCGAAGCGGACACCGAGAGGGCTCACAGGTGCCCAAAGACCGCCTTGCAGGAGGTGGACCCTTTTTGAGACGCCATGCCGCTCAACGTTCCTTCCCGCATAGGCCAGGGCCTCGGAGGAAATATCCGTCGCCCAGACCTCGGAAGAAGGAAGCGAGGTGGCGAGGACCACGGCTACGGCCCCCGATCCTGTCCCCAACTCGAGGATCCGGATGCGGTCGTCTGCGTGCTCCCGCGTTTCGCGGACGATCTGCAGCACCTGCTCTACCAGCAGCTCCGTTTCCGGCCGAGGGATAAGCACCCCCGGCCCGACCTCGAAGGCCATCGACCAGAATTCTTTTTCCCCGCGGATGTAGGCCACCGGCTCAGCAAGCAGCCTGCGCCGGATCAACTCCCTGAACCCTGTGACTTCTTCCTCCTGCAAGGGCTGATCGAACCGGAGATACAGCGCGACACGCTCGAGCCCCAATTGCAGCGCCAGGAGAAGCTCCGCCGTCAGGCGCGGGCTTTCCACCCCCTTATCCTTCAGATACAGGGCGCTGACATTCAACAGCTCCCCGATAGTCCAACGCCTGGCTGTCATAGACGGCTCTTCGTCAATGGATCGAAGCGCCCTGTTTCAAGGCTTCGGTCTGGAAGTGGTTGATCAGGGGCTCGATCACCAAATCCAACTCCCCCTGAAGAACCGTTTCAATCTTGTAGAGGGTCAATCCGATGCGATGGTCGGTGATGCGTCCCTGCGGGTAATTATAGGTTCGGATGCGCTCGCTCCGATCGCCCGATCCGACCATGTGGCGACGCTCCTCGGAGATCCTGGACTGTTGCTCCGTCTGTTCCATATCGAGAAGTCTGGAGCGGAGCACCTTCATGGCCTTGGCCTTGTTCTTATGCTGGGATTTTTCGTCCTGGCAGGTCACCACCAGACCGGTCGGGAGATGGGTGATCCTGACCGCAGAGTCGGTTGTGTTGACATGCTGTCCGCCGCACCCGGACGACCGATAAACATCGATCCTCAGATCCTCGGGATCGATCTGGACATCGATCTCCTCGGCCTCCGGCAACACGGCAACAGTCACGGCCGAGGTGTGGATGCGGCCCTGAGCCTCCGTCTCGGGGACCCTCTGGACCCGGTGAACGCCACTTTCATACTTCAGGCGGCTGTAGACTCTTTCTCCCGTGATCAAAATCACGACTTCCTTGAAGCCACCCATACCGGTCTGGCTCTGGCTCAGGATCTCCGTCCGCCACCCTTTCAGTTCAGCGTAGCGGCAGTACATCCTGAACAGATCCGCAGCGAAGAGGGCCGCTTCCTCCCCCCCCGTTCCGGCGCGGATCTCGAGGAGGATGTTCTTCTCGTCGTTGGGATCCTTCGGCAGCAGCAGGAAGGTCAATTGACCCTCTACATCCTCCAGTTCCGCCTTCAGGGCCTCGATTTCCTCCCTGGCGAGCTTGCGCATATCGGGATCGGGATCATCCAGCAAAGGCCGGCTGTTCTCGATCTCTCCCTGTATAGCCTCGTAACGCCGGAAACTCTCGATGATCGGGCTGAGCTGGCTATGCTCCTTCATGAATTTCTGATAGGCCTTCTGGTCCTTCAGAACATCGGGTTGAGCCAGTTTCTCTTCGAGCGCCTCGAAACGGGTCTCGATATCTTTCACTTTGGCGAACATCTTGCGTATTCCTCTTGCTGGACGGGGCACAACCCCGATTCGAAGGCATCATCGGGGGGCCCATGGGGGCTTCACGCGCATATCTATTGGTCGATGGAGGAAAGGGCCGCTGCGGCTTGAAAGAAAGCGGGGCCAGATACTCACAGCCTTATACAGCGCCAGAACGCAGTCATCCTCCGGCGCTAAACAGGCAAATCATCCCCTATGAGGAACCATTCGCTTCTATTGAGAAGAGAGGCAAAAAGCGCAGAAGCCCAAGCGGCCGAAGACTGAAAAGCCTTCGGGACACGCAGCGGCGCGGGCCTTCAGCGACATCCAGTCATAGGACGGTTTCATCGAATCGAAGCGAGCGTCGATCAGAACGGCGGTTCACCCTCCTGATCGACAAACACCCTACACGAGGCCATCTGCCTGAAGACAAAAACCACCGTATTCTCCAGGCAAGGCTGCAGCCATCTTGCCAGCCCCTTCGAGACGGCCCATCCACGGAGCGCTGCGAGGCATCCCGTCCAACGGAACACCTGCTCGGCTCCTGGAAGACTGCCGGCTGGCACCCTGCAAGATCCGCCCGGCGCAAGACAGGGTCAATCAGGAAAGACCTTTCGCAGAATCGGACTACTGCTTGTCGCTCGACTGGAACTTTGCGTACTTCTTGCGGAACCGCTCGACTCGGCCTGCCGAATCGACCAGCTTCTGCTTGCCGGTGAAAAACGGGTGGCAGTTAGAGCAGATCTCCACGCGGATCTCTTTGCTCGTAGAACCCGTTTCAAACTCATTTCCGCAGGCACAGCGAACCTTTGCCCGATGATATTCCGGATGGATCCCCTCTTTCATTCTCTCATCTCCTGTACCTATTCGCTCATGGAAGCTAGAAACTCTACATTATCCTTGGTTCCTTTGATTTTATCAAGCAAAAATTCCATGCTGTCCACGGGGGTCAACGGTGAAAGCAATTTCCGAAGGATCCAGATGCGGTTCAGGTCCCCCTCGGGGATCAACAACTCTTCCTTCCGGGTCCCCGACCGGTTGATGTCGATCGAAGGGAAGACCCGGCGGTCGCTCAGTTTTCGGTCCAGATGGATCTCCATATTGCCGGTCCCCTTGAACTCCTCGAAGATCACCTCATCCATGCGGCTCCCCGTATCGATGAGTGCGGTCGCGATGATCGTCAGGCTGCCTCCCTCTTCGACATTCCTTGCAGCCCCGAAAAAGCGCTTCGGCTTGTGCAGGGCATTGGAATCAAGCCCTCCGGAGAGGATCTTTCCGCTCGGAGGCACCACGGTATTGTAAGCCCGCGCCAAACGCGTGATGCTGTCGAGCAGAATCAACACATCCCGTTTGTGCTCAACGAGGCGCTTCGCCTTTTCGATCACCATTTCAGCCACCTGCACGTGCCTCTGGGGCGGCTCGTCGAAGGTCGAGCTGATCACCTCGGCATCCACCGACCGGAGCATGTCGGTGACTTCTTCCGGCCGCTCGTCGATCAGCAGCACGATCTTGTGGATCGACGTGTCATTGGCCGTCACGCTGTTTGCGATGTTTTGGAGGAGCATGGTCTTGCCCGTCCGCGGAGGCGCCACGATCAACCCTCTCTGACCTTTCCCGATCGGGGTCATCAAATCCATGATGCGCGCCGAATAATTCGTCGGTGTGGTCTCTAGGGTAATCCTCTCCTGCGGATACAGCGGAGTCAGGTTGTCGAAGAGGATCTTCTCCCTTGCCACCTCCGGATCTTCATGGTTGACCTTTTCCACCTTCAGCAAGGCGAAATATCGCTCGGAGGCCTTTGGAGGCCTTATCTGTCCTGAGATCGTATCCCCTGTCCGCAGATTGAAGCGCCTAATCTGCGAAGGAGAGATGTAGATATCATCCGGTCCCGGCAGATAGTTGGCGTCCGGCGCCCTCAGAAAGCCGAACCCGTCCGGCAGGATCTCAAGAACCCCTTCGCCGTAAATCAACCCGTTCTGCTCGGAATGCGCCTGCAGAAGCGAGAAAATGAGGTTCTGTTTGGGCATACCCGAAGCCCCTTCGATATGGAACTCCTTGGCCATATTGGTCAATTCGTTGATCTTCATTTTCTTTAATTCAACAAGATTCATGCGTCATCTCCGTCTCAAGGGATCATTTCCGTCATCGAACAGGTGGGATTCGGCATCTGCAGTCAAATCACCGGGTATTCCAAGCCGGACGGCCGTCGGGCCCCTACGGCCTGACGTCTCCGGGTGTCCAAGAAAGGCAGACTGTCATCGATCAACAGGCCACGTTGGATATGGAAACTTGCCCGCGCCTTCATTCTATTTCCGCTTGGGCACTCTCTATCAGGAGTCCTTGCAAGAAACGGTGAGAAATGGATTCAGCGGGATCGCGCACACGGCGCTAACGGGATAAGTGGTGTTCAGGGATTCCTCCTGAAGGCAGGAGGAACATGTACGCACAATATAGGCAGTTTTTCCTGCTTGTCAATCCTTTTCTGTTCTGTCAATTCTTCAATTGCGAGCTTCTCAGGACATCCAAAACAGTCGACATGTCTTCGGGCAAAGGGGCCTCGAACAGCTGTCTTTCCCTGCTTACGGGATGGTCGAACGAAATCCGGAAGGCGTGCAGCATCTGACGGTGCACAACCGGCGCATCTATCCTCCGATCGGCCCAGATCCGTTTCCACCCGGCTATACCCCTCCCGTAAACCGAATCGCCCACCACAGGATGACCGATATGCGCCAAGTGGACGCGGATCTGGTGGGTTCGTCCGGTCTTGATCTTGACTGAAAGCAAAGAACATCCTACAGGAAACACTTCCCGCCGCTCCCAAAGGCTCAGGGCGCGGCGCCCCCCGGAGGCCC harbors:
- the prmC gene encoding Release factor glutamine methyltransferase encodes the protein MTARRWTIGELLNVSALYLKDKGVESPRLTAELLLALQLGLERVALYLRFDQPLQEEEVTGFRELIRRRLLAEPVAYIRGEKEFWSMAFEVGPGVLIPRPETELLVEQVLQIVRETREHADDRIRILELGTGSGAVAVVLATSLPSSEVWATDISSEALAYAGRNVERHGVSKRVHLLQGGLWAPVSPLGVRFDFIVSNPPYVASEIYDTLPAGVRDYEPRVALDGGEKGMQVVSEIIEGAPGFLARGGWLLIEMSPEQTEAALGIVAQQGVYDSARRVEDYTRRYRLVMARRT
- the rho gene encoding transcription termination factor (Evidence 2a : Function from experimental evidences in other organisms; PubMedId : 10230401, 14712716, 14970217, 1716628, 1722555, 2423505, 2461932, 6304634, 7689228, 7828920, 9008362, 9298646, 9586995, 9587002; Product type f : factor); this encodes MNLVELKKMKINELTNMAKEFHIEGASGMPKQNLIFSLLQAHSEQNGLIYGEGVLEILPDGFGFLRAPDANYLPGPDDIYISPSQIRRFNLRTGDTISGQIRPPKASERYFALLKVEKVNHEDPEVAREKILFDNLTPLYPQERITLETTPTNYSARIMDLMTPIGKGQRGLIVAPPRTGKTMLLQNIANSVTANDTSIHKIVLLIDERPEEVTDMLRSVDAEVISSTFDEPPQRHVQVAEMVIEKAKRLVEHKRDVLILLDSITRLARAYNTVVPPSGKILSGGLDSNALHKPKRFFGAARNVEEGGSLTIIATALIDTGSRMDEVIFEEFKGTGNMEIHLDRKLSDRRVFPSIDINRSGTRKEELLIPEGDLNRIWILRKLLSPLTPVDSMEFLLDKIKGTKDNVEFLASMSE
- the rpmE gene encoding 50S ribosomal protein L31; this translates as MKEGIHPEYHRAKVRCACGNEFETGSTSKEIRVEICSNCHPFFTGKQKLVDSAGRVERFRKKYAKFQSSDKQ
- the prfA gene encoding peptide chain release factor RF-1 (Evidence 2a : Function from experimental evidences in other organisms; PubMedId : 11118225, 2548996, 3049538, 3889910, 7543480, 7883187; Product type f : factor); translation: MFAKVKDIETRFEALEEKLAQPDVLKDQKAYQKFMKEHSQLSPIIESFRRYEAIQGEIENSRPLLDDPDPDMRKLAREEIEALKAELEDVEGQLTFLLLPKDPNDEKNILLEIRAGTGGEEAALFAADLFRMYCRYAELKGWRTEILSQSQTGMGGFKEVVILITGERVYSRLKYESGVHRVQRVPETEAQGRIHTSAVTVAVLPEAEEIDVQIDPEDLRIDVYRSSGCGGQHVNTTDSAVRITHLPTGLVVTCQDEKSQHKNKAKAMKVLRSRLLDMEQTEQQSRISEERRHMVGSGDRSERIRTYNYPQGRITDHRIGLTLYKIETVLQGELDLVIEPLINHFQTEALKQGASIH